A segment of the Sanyastnella coralliicola genome:
CCGAATCTTGGAGTGATTACCGTTCCAGATGAGCGCCTCAATAAGCTGTCTGAGATTGTTCAGCCTCAGAACCTTGTACCAACTACAGTGGAGATCGTTGATATCGCCGGGTTGGTGAAAGGGGCGAGTAAGGGTGAAGGACTCGGAAATAAGTTCTTGGCGAACATTCGTGAGACCGATGCGATCATTCACGTGCTTCGTTGTTTTGATGACGGAAATGTAGTTCACGTTGATGGGAGCGTAGATCCAGTGCGCGATAAGGAGATCATTGATACTGAGCTTCAGTTGAAAGATCTTGAAACGATTGGCACTCGCGTGGAAAAGGCAGCTCGTGCAGCGAAGACAGGAGATAAGGAAGCACAGAAGCAGATGGATTTCTACAACCGCGTGATTGCTACACTTGAAAATGGGCAATCAGCACGTACTGTAGAAGTGGAGGAAAGTGAAGAGCCATTGATGAAAGAGCTTCAGCTGTTGACGTCGAAGCCAATTCTATACTTGTGCAATGTTGATGAAGGTTCGGTTGTCAACGGTAACCAATACGTTGATCAGGTAAAGGCTGCAGTTGCTGCTGAGGATGCTGAAGTGCTCATTATTGGTGCGGCTATTGAAGCGGACATTGCTGAACTAGACGATCAAGAAGAGCGCGATATGTTCTTGGCAGACATCGGTTTGGAAGAGCCTGGCGTAGCGAAGTTGATCAAATCGGCTTACAATCTATTGAAGCTTCAGACATACTTCACTGCAGGTGAAAAAGAAGTTCGCGCTTGGACAATCAAGCGTGGATTCACAGCTCCACAAGCAGCTGGGGTAATCCACACTGATTTCGAAAAAGGATTCATTCGTGCTGAGGTAATTAAATATGATGACTACGTGTCATTGGGTTCCGAACAAGCGGTGAAGGAAGCTGGAAAGCTGTCGGTTGAGGGGAAGGAGTACATCGTTCAGGATGGCGATATCATGCACTTCCGCTTCAATGTATAATTTCATGCGCATCCTCGGATTCATTTCTTGTTGTTTGCTAGTTGTAGGCTTGATCAGCTGCACAGCTACAGGTGCTGAACAGGCTAGCGCCGAATCGGTAGTGCCTTCTGTACCTGCAAAAGAAGATGTGATTACTTCGATCAAAGCAACAATGCAAGCACAGGAAGAAGCCTGGAACAAAGGCGACCTAGACGCTTTCATGGATGGATACTGGGAGAGTGACTCCTTAATGTTTATTGGGAGTCGTGGATTGAATTATGGTTGGCAAACGACCCTTGACAATTACAAGAAGTCATATCCAAACCCAGAAGCCATGGGTAAGTTGAAATTCACCAACCTATACATGGATTTAGTAGATGAAAATTCTGCTCTGGTTATCGGACAATGGCAGTTATTCCGCACTCAAGACACACTTCAAGGCCATTATAGCTTAACCTGGACGATGAAGAACGGAGAATGGGTTATCATTGCAGACCATTCTAGTTAAATGAGCCTTTCGATCACCATCATCATCATCATCATTACTGTAGGTGCCAGCCTTTGGGCTTGGAATGACCGACAGAAATTGGATCAATGGATACTTAATCCATACCTCGTAGTGCACCACAAACAATATTGGCGTGTGTTGACCCATGGTTTGATTCATAAGGATCAAATGCATTTGTTCTTCAACATGTTCGTCTTCTACAGTTTCGGCGAGATCTTAGAGTTGGTGTTCACAAATCGGAATGTTTTCATTCAAGGAACTGGTTCACGCGACTTCTGGGGCGAATCAACGGGCTTGAGTTACTTCATCATTCTCTACGTTGGAGCGATCATCGCAGCCACAATCCCAGGACTCGTCAAGCACAAAGATAACCCTGGGTACAACTCGCTAGGAGCCTCAGGAGCCGTTTCAGCAATCCTTATCGTTTACATTTTGATGTTTCCAACGCATCAATTGCTCCTGTTCTTTATCATCCCAATGCCAGCTTGGCTAGCAGGAGTGCTATTCTTCGTCTACGAGTCATACATGGCGAAACGCGGCGGAACAGGCATCGCTCACGACGCTCACCTATGGGGAGCACTATTTGGTGCAGCATTCATCACGATTCTTCGTCCGGATATCTGGTGGCACTTTATCACAGAGCTACCATTCGTTGACGCTTAACGTAGGCTGTAGGCTGTATGCCGTATGCTGTATGCTGTATGCTGAACTTATGACTTAATTACCGCGATCTGCAATCCGCATTCCGTGTTCCGCGATCTGCAATCCGCAATCTGCGCTCCGCATTCCTCCTAAACAGTTGAGTTGAAGATGTAGACTACTAGGCCTACGATGACCGCTGTGAAAACCAATCCAGAACAGAACGAAACAGCGAAAGCTCTTGATATAGCACTGAACCAGTTTTTGGTTTTGAAGGCACTTGCGAGCATGTAAGTGACAATCAGTGACAATATGAACCCAACAAGAATGGCGATGTTGACGTTCAACATGGCTATTGGGACCAGCAGAATAAAGAAGGTGTTTTGCCAGCCAAGCATAAAGGCGTTAGCAGCGAGGTGTTCGGCGTAATTGTAACCCTTTTTTCTGAAGAATAGCCATGAAAACAGGGCTCGAAGAGGAGCTAAGACTAAGAACAAGGTGTTCAACAGTTGATTGAAAAGGGTGGATGCTCGGTCAAAAATCTCTGTCAGCTGAGCACGTGCTTCTTCGTTTTCGATTCCTTTGACTGCTTCGTCTATTGACTGCACTCCGTCTTCTCGTGGGCCTAGACTGAAGTTTACATTGCCGGATTCGTCGACCCTCGGTTTTAACGAGAAGTTATCGGATACGAAAACTAGGTTTAGGCTTAGAAAGGTAGCCAAGGCTGCTGTCAGGAACAAGAACCGCAAAGGGTGTACTGGACGTCTTCTGTCTTTATTGAAGTATTCATCTAAAAAGGTAGAAGGACGAAGGAATAATTCACGAAGTGTGTACAACATCCCACGTTCGAGGTTGAAGATGCCGAGCATATCTTCAGCCAAGGAACGCATGGTAATGCGCTTTAGTTCTGGTTGATCCTTTGGTTGGTTATCCACAATCTAAATATAGGGATAGTAGGTCGTTCGTTGTGGGTAGTTCGTAGTTCGTGGTGCGTAGTTCGTAGTGACTATGAATCGTTCAACTAGTAAGCCCTATTTCTCAGTGACGATGTAAAGATCCTCGTTCGGCTTTTTCATGAAGTACTCTTCCCGCGCGAATTTCTCCAGCGTTTCTGAGTTGGTGTTGAGATCATGTAGCGCTTCTCGTGTGCGCTCTGTCTCGGCCTTGAGGTATTCAGCTTCGCGCTTCATCTCATTGAGCTCTTGGCGCGAATTCATGATGAAGAAGAGATCCACATCATTGAAGAATAACATCCACACGGCGAATACGACCGGGGTGAGGACGTACTTGTTCTTAAGCCATTTCGGAATGCGGAAATTCTTCATGTATCAAAGGAACGAGAATCCTCACTCATTATGACACTATTCGTTGAATGTTGCTGACATGGTAGAGTGGATTAACTCTGGTTAGGCTTATGGCGTATGGCTTAAGGCTTAAGTGGGTTTCTAGTTATTAGTCTTTAGTCCTTAGTTCTTAGTTATCGTTTCTAGATTATCGATTCATTCCCCTAGACCCTCGACTCTCGTCTCTCGTCTAGTTAGGAACACGGAAGATTCGCGCGAAGATGTATCCGCTGACCATATGCCAAGTACCCCAGAAGGCTAGGATGACAGCGATAATGGGATTGGCGTCGAAGAAGTTGAAGACGATCATGAGGCCTAGTCCCGTGTTTTGGGTGGAGGTTTCAAGGCCAATGGTGAGTCTGTCTTGCTTGGGACGTTTCAAGAGCGTCGCCAGTCCGAAGGCGCCGAAGAAGGCGAGTCCGTTGTGTAGGATGACCCAGAGTAGGTTGCTCGGGTGAACCGATGTGAAGACTTCCCAGTTGTTCTTCACGGCAATGACGATAAATACCGTCAAGATGAGCATTGAAATGCTTTGTAGTGGTCGTTTGATCTTATCGGCAATTGCTGGTTTCCAGCGTGCGAAGAGCATACCAGTGATGGCAGGAATAAGGATGACCCATCCAATTGTGATGAGTGAATCCATGAATGGCAATGAAAAGCTGCCTTGCTCATCATTGAGTACCATACTGCTCATGGCCACGAATAAGATGGGTGTCATGAACACAGAGCTGAATGATGAAATCGTCGTCAATGTGATGCTGAGCTCAATATTCCCTCGTCCGACAAGGGAGAAGAAGTTCGAGACATTTCCACCAGGACATGCGCATAAGAGTAACATTCCGGCAGCCATGGCAGGAGAAGGCTTGATGATTAGAATCAGGAATATGGTGAGAATGGGGAGGAAGAGCAATTGCGAAACAAGTCCAACGATCACCCCGCGAGGGTTGCTGAACACATACCTTAGGTTCTCCCATCGAAGATGAAGAGCTACGCTGAACATAATGAACGCAATACACGCGTTCAGCATGATCAAGCTGTCTTCGTTGAAGTTAACTTGCACATTATTCATGTGTCGTCAGGGCTTCTTTGATCTTTTCTACTGAAACATGTTGGTGTAACAGTCCGTTCTCTGCATAAGCGAGTGAGCCTGTTTCTTCTGAGACCACAATCGCAATGGCATCACTTTGTTCAGAAATACCCAAAGCCGCACGATGACGCATTCCGATATTCTGTGGTGCCTTTTCGTTTTGTGTCACAGGCAACACGCCGCTGGCACTGACGATACGACGGTTTCGGATAAGCACAGCACCATCATGGAGTGGACTGTTCTTGAAGAAAATGCTTTCGAGGAGGTATGAGGAAAGCTTGGCGTCAACCGATCGTGATGAGCGAATGAATGCTGAAGGGTCAGAGGTACGCGCAATGACGATCAATGCTCCTGTTTTCGATTTCCCCATGCGTTCGCAGGCGTTCAATACTGCTTCATAAGCAAATTCTCCTTCTTCACCTTGGTTGAACCAGCGTTGCATGAAGCCAGGTTTACTACCCACGATCTCTCGACTACCGATGAAGAGAAGGAACTGTCGGAGTTCTTGCTGGAATACGATGATCAGGGCGATCACCCCAACACCAATGAATTGACCTAAGATCTCACCGAGCATTTGCATTTGTAGAGCGGTGACTAGTTTCCACAGGAGGTAGATCGCGAGAATACCAAAGAAAATGCGGATGGCCACAGTTCCTTTCGTGAGCTTGTACAGCTGGAAAATGATCAATCCTACCAACAGAATGTCGATGAGATCAATCAGCGTAAAATCAATGAATGCTAGCATTCGGGATGCGATCAGTGTTGAACAAAGCTAACTATTTTCACCGCTTCAACAGCTGGCTTGACATCGTGCACACGAAGTATGTCAGCGCCATTCATTAAGGCAACGGTATTTGCGGCGATTGTTCCGCTCAAAGCGTCTTCTGGCTTTATATCTAGCGGTTTATAGATCATTCCTTTTCGTGAAACACCCGCTAGAATAGGACATCGAAGCACGTCAAATTCTCGTAAACGCTTTAGTAAGTCGTAGTTGTGTTCCAGGGTTTTACCAAAACCAAAACCAGGATCAATAAAAACGTCAGAAACACCTTTTGACCTGAGAACTTGCAGTTTAGACGACAACATCTTGACTAAGTCGTTAACCACATCAGTGTAAGTCGGTGAGTTTTGCATCGTTTCAGGTGTTCCTTTCATGTGCATCAAGATATAAGGAAGCTGAGTGTCGACAACTGCGTCAAGCATGTCGTCATCAATGTTCCAAGCTGAAACGTCGTTGATGATGCTGGCTCCTGCAGAAGCCGCTTCACGCGCGACTTTGCCATAGAAGGTGTCAATGGAAATCAAAGCTTCTGGGAAGCGTTCCGCGATAGCGTGAATCAAAGGAATAACCCGTTCCAATTCTTGATCAACACTAACACGCTCAGCGCCAGGTCGAGTCGATTGCCCGCCGATATCAATAATTGAAGCGCCGTCTTTCAACATCTGTTCGGCGCTAGCCAAAGCCTGATCAACGCTTGAATTCCTTGATGCTTCATGGAAAGAGTCAGGGGTAGCATTGAGAATGCCCATGACGATTGGTTGATCAAAGTGATAAAGTTGTTCGCGAACGCGGAAAGTAAGTGCCATGATTCGACCTCGAGTTGTATCTTTCGCGGTGAAAGATAGTATCATCAATGACGGATACCAACAGTCAATACGACACGGTCACCACAAAGTGTGAAGACATCTTCTTTAAGAAGACCAAGGATTACGGGACGGCATGGCGCATTCTGCGCACATCATCGCTAACCGATCAGATCTTTATCAAGGCGAAACGCATTCGCACCATTCAAGAAACTGGACAAAACAAAGTAGGCGAAGGAATCGAAGACGAGTTCATCGGGATCATCAATTACTGTGCAATGGCATTAATTCAACTTGAATTGGGTGCAGATGCTCCGCTGGAGCTAGATCCAGATGAAGGACTGGCGCTGTATCGCCGCAAGATTGCCGACACCAAAGGACTGATGCAGAAGAAGAATCACGATTATGGTGAGGCGTGGAGAGACATGCGTGTGAGCTCATTGACGGATCTCATCTTGATGAAGTTGTTGCGTGTGAAGCAAATCGAAGACAACGAGGGTAATACCTTGATAAGCGAAGGAATTGACGCAAACTATCAAGACATGATCAACTACGCGATCTTCGCGATGATCCTGTTAAGTGAAGGGGAGTAACTTGTTAAAGCCCTGTTAAACTTCAAAACCACGGAGCACTAGCCCCGTACTTTGTACAAAAGCACCAAAATATTCGAACTATGCGATTGATCATTACCATCTCCCGAATCGTTGTAGGATCACTGTTCATTGTATCCGGACTGATCAAAATGAATGACGCTCTTGGCTTCATGTATAAGCTTGAGGAATACTTCGAGCCGGGTGCATTGAATATGGAGTGGTTGGCACCTTACGCGCTTCCTTTGGCTGTGTTCATCGTAATTGCAGAAGTTCTTCTTGGAGTGGCGCTCTTGGTGGGTGCACTTCCGAAGCTTACCAGTTCATTGACACTGGTATTAATGCTGTTCTTCACATGGTTGACTTTCTATACTCATACATGTGATCCGCTAGGAACCACAACAATCATCAACGAAGCAGGAGTAGAAGAGGTCATCGCTAACCAATGTGTATTGGAGTGTGGTTGTTTCGGAAATGCCATCCCATTAACGCCCTACGAGAGCTTCTTGAAAGACGTGTTTTTGCTCATTTTCGTGATTCCGATCTTCATTGGTGCTTGGTTGGGACGAATCAAATTGAATGAACCTAAAGAGGCCATCTTCATTTATGCCATCTCGATCTTAATCACTGCCATTTTTAGTATGGTGATGCTTGATTGGCTCTTCCCGCCGCTATTCACCGCCATTTCATTGATTGTGGCTGCGGGTATCCAACGTCGTGTATCACACAAATCCAAAGAATGGATCATGGCACTAGGGATCCTCGTGGTCTGTGGAATTACGCAATACCGCACTTTAGCGCATCTGCCTATGAAAGACTACCGTCCGTATGCCATTGGTCAGAACATTCTAGACAACATGAAGAGCGCAGAAGAGCTTGGAAAAGAGCCTCCTGAATACGCTACGGAGTATACGTTCCGCAACGTCAATACAAAGCAAGACACGATGATCTTGTCTACTGAATGGTTGAAAATCTACAACGAAGACTGGTTCAAGAATAATTACGAGGCCTTTGACGCAACAGATGATAAGCCAGGCACTTATGACGGGCCAGAAGTGAAGATCAAAGATGGATACGAACCGTTGATTGTCGACCTTGAGTTGATGACTTATGACGGTTTGGATATGACCTATGACATCCTTGAAGACGAGGGGTACGTATTCCTCCAGATTTCCAATACGTTAGGTAAGACAGAAGAAAGCGCTCAAGACAGATTCAATACCCTTGCTCGTCAGGCAGGCGAGAACGGACATCGCTTCTTCGCCGTTACGAATGCGAGCTACGACGAGGCCGAAACGTACCGTCACAAGCACGAAGCGGCCTACCCGTTCTTGAATTGTGACCAAACGGAGTTGAAGATTATCGTGCGTAGTAACCCAGGATTGGTACTCATCAAGAATGGTGTAGTTATCGAAAAGTGGGCTTGGCGTGATGTACCTACTTGGAGCGAGGCTCAGGAAATCATGAAGTAAGTGCTTCAATTCATTCTCAAACGATCGATATATGGTATCAGCGTCTTATTTGGCGTTGTTACCCTTGTGTTCTTCCTATTTGCGCTTGTGCCTGATCCAGCGCGTGAGTTAGCAGGACAAAGTGAATCTGAAGAGATCGTTCAAGCTATTCGTGAGAAGTATGATTTAGACCTGCCGGTCGGAACGCGCTTCGCGCTTTTCATCAATGATTTAAGTCCGATTTCAGTGTATTCCACGGATCCCAATAGCAGAAGGGATCATCCGGAGGTGAGTTCCATTGTTTTTATCTCAGGTTCATCAAACCAATGGGTATTGAAGAAGCCCTACTTAGGACGTTCCTTCATCACGGATCGGAATGTGGGTGATATCCTTTCAGATGCCTTTCCAGGAACCATTGTGCTTGCTTTAACGGCAATGGTGTTCGCCTTAATCATAGGGCTATTCCTTGGGGTCGTAGCTGCCTTAAACGAAGGAGAGGGGTTAGATAGAACCATTCTGCTGCTGTCATCAGTGGGTATGAGCGGACCATCATTCTTCATGGCCATCTTAGTGGCATGGGTAGGAGGTTTTCTGCTTCATGACCAATTCAATATCTCTCTTTGGCTCATCGTAATTCCAGCGATCACAGTCATCTTCTTGAAGTTTGGAAAGAACGCAAGCTGGAAAGAAGCTCTGGCACATCGGTGGTTTGGTTATTCCTTTATTGTCGCTCTGTTGATTTGGCCAATTTCATCTTGGTTAGGATTGCCGTTGCTCTCTGTAGACACAGGAGGTACAGGGCTTTCTATGAATGGAAGCATGTATGAAGTAGATGTTTGGGAAGGACAGCAGCTAGCTCTGAGAAACTTAATTCTTCCAGCATTGACCTTGGGTATTCGACCGCTAGCGGTCATCAGCCAATTAATGCGCAACAGCGTGCTCGAGGTGATGCAACAAGAGTTCATTCGCACAGCAAAAGCAAAGGGCATCAATCAATTCAAACTAATCACGCGACATGTTCTTCGGAACGCGCTCAATCCGGTAATTACCGCTGCTTCAGGATGGCTCGCCTCAATGCTCGCAGGAGCCGTGTTCGTGGAGTTCGTTTTCGGATGGAAAGGAATGGGAATGGAAGTATTCCGAAGCCTCGAAAAGAATGACCTACCCGTAGTTATGGGAGCGGTTATGGTGATCGCACTCATCTTTGTGGTCATCAACACCCTAGTAGATATTCTTTACGCCTGGATCGATCCTCGAGTAAGACTTTCTTAGTGTAGGCGGTAAGCAGTATGCTGTATGCTGTTAGATATCTGTAGATTCCGTCCACCGTCCACCGTCCACCGTCCACCGTCCACCGTATACAGCATACTGCCTACAGCTTACGGCCTACATCAAACAGTGTTCATCGCACCGGCAGTCTCGTTCAACAGGTCTGTCAACTTCTGAGACATGTCGTTGTAGTAGCGCTTTGTGCGGTAGCTACTGACCCATTGAATCCCTTTGACGGCGTTCGTGAGGAAGAGCTCGTCGGCAGCCAAGAGGTTTTGCGGGCTCAAGGTGCACTCGTAGATCTTGATGTTGTTTTCGAGGGCTAGGTTAATGACCTGCATGCGCATGATTCCAGCTACTGGTCCGTCTTCGAGAGTAGAGGTATAGAGCACTCCATTTGAAACAAGGAACACATTTGAACTAGTTCCTTCAATGATGCCCATTTTGTAATTCTGAATCAAGGCGTCGTCTAGTCCTTTCTCTTGAGCGTAAAGGGCTGCCAAGACGTATAGCTTGCAATCGATATTCTTGTAGATCGAAAGTTTGTTGACGTCTTTCTTGATGTCAGGGTAAATGTCAACCTTCAAGCCTTCACCATTGAGCTCAAACCGATTGTTCGGAATGGCCATGGCTTCGATGGTATAGACAAAGTCACGTGAAGTAGGAAGGTAGAATCCACCAGCTTTCCGCGTGAACGTGATGCGGATACGTCCTCCTTGGAGCACTGAGTTCTTTTCACACAACTCAATGATTTCACGTTCGATTTTCTGCAAAGCAAAATTGATCGGACGATCCATTTGGTAGGCCTTGAGGGAATCGAGAATGCGTGAAAAATGATGTTCTAGGAAGAGGGGTTTCCCATTGAATACGCGAATTGTTTCAAAAAAACCATCAGCGAACCGAAATCCACGGTTGTTCGAAAAGATGGCTGGAGCATCTTCCGGGTAGAATTGGCCGTCGCTGAATACGTATCCCATTAACGCGAAGCTAATAATTCAACGTAATCAATCAAAGGTCCGTTGACCTCAATTAACACTCCTTGGATACCAACTTTAGCAGCGGCATCAAGGTCGCGTTGCTTGTCTCCAACCATTACTGATCGATTGGGGTCAATGTCGTACCTAGCGCATGCGCGCTCAATCATCAAGCTTCCAGGCTTTCTAGTTAGTGATTTGCCGTAGTTGTCATGATGAGGCGAGTAGTAAATATCTGTGATTTCAAAACCAGCCTTTTTGCACTCATCTTTCAGGTAATCATGAATTTCGGCTACATCCTCATGAGTGTAGAGTCCTTTGGCGATGCCACCTTGATTGGTTATTAGAATCAAAAGAAAGCCAGCATCATGCAATTGCTTCATTGCCTGAATTACCGTTGGTAGAATGGTAAACTCACTGAGGCTTTTCGTGTAATCACCTGGATCATGATTGATTACGCCATCTCTATCGAGGAATATCGCTTTGTTCATGATTGAATATCGTCGTATCTCATTTCGCTAGCGCGGAAAACGCCTTTTCCTTTAGCGGCAATCTTTCCGTCGGCGTAAATCTCAGCGGTAGCGATGTAGTCTTTTCCGTCTTTGCCTTCAAAGGTACCAATGCATTCTAGTTCCTCTGTGGTAATCATTCGAAATAGTTTGACCTCAAATGACAAGGTTAAAAGAAAGAACTCCTTTTCTTGACTGGCCGCTGCGAAATAGGCGGCATCATCCATCAAACGGAAGTAACGCGCGCCATGAATACCACCGCCCGCATGAAAGTGGGTGTTATCAAATTGAATGGTGAGGGTAGAGCTACCATCCTTGACCAGTAAGGTTGGACGTAAAAAGTGGTTGTTGACAGGAGCAGAGTCATAGATCGCCTCCAGTCTTCGGTAGTGTGCATCCATACTACGAAAGTACAGTGTTTGTGAGACTAAAGCTTTTGCAATTTGGGAAGTCTAAATGTTGAAAAACTTGTTGAAAGTGAACAGGTTCGAGATCGGTTGAGTCCATTAAATATGTACACATTTGTGTAGATCGTGCGTTTATTGTCAGAGGCGCGTTTGCTTCTGATACTGTTATATAATGAGGACACTCAGCTTTTTAGAATCCTATAAAGCCAAGGTCGAAGCAATGGATATCCTTCCTCAATCTGTGCTAGTCATGGATAAGGAGGGCGTCTTTTTCGCTTCGAACAGATCATCTGCATTGAACCCCACGGGTTTGCGGAGTGAGTTCCTTATGGATATAGCCCTCAACCTTCTTCCAATTCACGACCAGCGTAAAGCTGAAATCCAGAACATTACTGAACAGGTTATTGAACAAAAGACAGTAGCCTACCATAGCTTTGAAGTTTCTGAACATGGAAAGACCCATGTGATCAACACGTCGTTCACGCCACTCTTTCATGAAGGAGAATCTGTGGGGGTATTAATGTCTTCAGAAGTTGGAGAAGCCAAAAATGGTCCGTTTGCCTCATGGGAAGCGTTGTTCGGTAAAAGCAATGAAAACTACGTTTGTGTGAATCGCGACAAAGTGGTTTTGGCTACAAACTTCAAAACAAGTGCTTTACGCAGTCTTGATCAAGTTGGCGCTTCGCTAGATGGGCTTTTGATGGATGAAGACCGTACGGTGTTCAATGCGGCGTTCGCCAGTTGTATTGAGTCAGCTGAAGTTCGTCGCTTCGATGTGCCGCTGGGTGGAAAGTGGTTTACCTTCACTTTAAGTCCATGGACAGAAGCTAACCTCACCACACATGTGGTCATTCGCATGGATGACATCACCACACTGCACAATACACGTCTTGAAGAGGAAGGGCGAATCGCCTTGCTCAACGACGCCTTGTCTGGTGCGGAAGAGGGCGTGTTCTTGATTCACCTTGGAGGAAGAATCGTATTCCGGAATCAGACTTCATACCACTTCGTTGCTTCCAATGCACAGCATATTCAAGACTTGATGTTCAACCTTGACGGACATCTATTTGATCTTGAGTCTGATGAACGAATGACGCCTGATAGCCTGGGAATTTTCAAATCACTTGATGATCAATCGTCTCGCAAGCAGCAATTCGGTTTAGAAACGAACAGTGGACGAAAAATCATAGAAAGCAACGTTCAGCCTTTGGAACGCTCAAGTAGCGGAGGGCTGTATTTCCTATGGACCATTCGTGATATCACCAATGAAATGGAGCAAATCGCTGACCTGAAAGAAGCGAATGCAGAAATGGACAACTTCGTTCGTGCCGCTGCGCATGATTTGAGAGCGCCAGTTTCGGTGGTTTACAATCTCGCGAAGCTGATTGAAGGAAGCGATGACCCGAATCGTATCAAAGACCTCGGAATCAAGATTGCTTCTGCAGCTAAGCAGCTCACGAGCATCTTCCAAAGCATGATGGAGCTAGCAGAGTCTCGACAGGCGCACACACGTTCGTATGAGATCGTTCCATTTGAAGATGTTATTCGAGAAGTAAAAGGGACATTGATCGACCTTAACAAAGGCGCTTGCCCAATTTTCATGGATCTCGAGGAAACTGAAATTGCTTACAACCGAGCTTTCTTGCGCTCGATCATATATAACCTGCTCAATAACGCCTGTAAATACCGTGATCCAGAGAAATTGGAACACCGTGTAGATATTCGCGTGCTTTCAGCTACCAACGGGGTGTGGCTTGAAGTACAAGACAATGGGGTAGGAATGAATCTTAAAAAAGTAGGAAGAGACTTGTTCCAGCCTTTCCGTAGGTTGTCTACCGTGGGAGAAGGGTCTGGAGTAGGATTGAGCTTGGTCAAGAACTTCGCTGAGAAAAACGGTGGTGAAATCCACGTTGAAAGTGAGCCTGGAGTAGGGACTACTTTCCGAGTACTGCTTAGAAGCTACAAGCCAGACCAACAGCAGTACGAGCTCTTCGAATCGTAATCACGAAACGCGTAGCCCGTTTTCAGCCTCGCCATGCAAGCCGAGTAGCGTCACTGCTCCTTTCTTATCTACTGCGCCTAGTACAAGACATTCACTCATAAAGTTCGCAATCTGCTTAGGAGGGAAGTTGACCACTGCTAATACTTGTTTACCAGGAAGCTCATCTATGGAGTACAAGTCAGTTATCTGAGCACTCGTTTTCTTCGTGCCCAATTCTGGACCGAAGTCAATCCACAATTGATAGGCCGGATTGCGAGCCTTTTCGAACGCCTTGGCATCGGTCACAGTGCCAACACGAATGTCAACTTTTAAGAAGTCGTCAAAACTGAGATTTGTTGATGTCTTTTCCATAAATCGTTGGTAACTG
Coding sequences within it:
- a CDS encoding PaaI family thioesterase: MDAHYRRLEAIYDSAPVNNHFLRPTLLVKDGSSTLTIQFDNTHFHAGGGIHGARYFRLMDDAAYFAAASQEKEFFLLTLSFEVKLFRMITTEELECIGTFEGKDGKDYIATAEIYADGKIAAKGKGVFRASEMRYDDIQS
- a CDS encoding ABC transporter permease codes for the protein MLQFILKRSIYGISVLFGVVTLVFFLFALVPDPARELAGQSESEEIVQAIREKYDLDLPVGTRFALFINDLSPISVYSTDPNSRRDHPEVSSIVFISGSSNQWVLKKPYLGRSFITDRNVGDILSDAFPGTIVLALTAMVFALIIGLFLGVVAALNEGEGLDRTILLLSSVGMSGPSFFMAILVAWVGGFLLHDQFNISLWLIVIPAITVIFLKFGKNASWKEALAHRWFGYSFIVALLIWPISSWLGLPLLSVDTGGTGLSMNGSMYEVDVWEGQQLALRNLILPALTLGIRPLAVISQLMRNSVLEVMQQEFIRTAKAKGINQFKLITRHVLRNALNPVITAASGWLASMLAGAVFVEFVFGWKGMGMEVFRSLEKNDLPVVMGAVMVIALIFVVINTLVDILYAWIDPRVRLS
- a CDS encoding D-glycero-alpha-D-manno-heptose-1,7-bisphosphate 7-phosphatase produces the protein MNKAIFLDRDGVINHDPGDYTKSLSEFTILPTVIQAMKQLHDAGFLLILITNQGGIAKGLYTHEDVAEIHDYLKDECKKAGFEITDIYYSPHHDNYGKSLTRKPGSLMIERACARYDIDPNRSVMVGDKQRDLDAAAKVGIQGVLIEVNGPLIDYVELLASR
- a CDS encoding DUF1599 domain-containing protein gives rise to the protein MTDTNSQYDTVTTKCEDIFFKKTKDYGTAWRILRTSSLTDQIFIKAKRIRTIQETGQNKVGEGIEDEFIGIINYCAMALIQLELGADAPLELDPDEGLALYRRKIADTKGLMQKKNHDYGEAWRDMRVSSLTDLILMKLLRVKQIEDNEGNTLISEGIDANYQDMINYAIFAMILLSEGE
- a CDS encoding aminotransferase class IV yields the protein MGYVFSDGQFYPEDAPAIFSNNRGFRFADGFFETIRVFNGKPLFLEHHFSRILDSLKAYQMDRPINFALQKIEREIIELCEKNSVLQGGRIRITFTRKAGGFYLPTSRDFVYTIEAMAIPNNRFELNGEGLKVDIYPDIKKDVNKLSIYKNIDCKLYVLAALYAQEKGLDDALIQNYKMGIIEGTSSNVFLVSNGVLYTSTLEDGPVAGIMRMQVINLALENNIKIYECTLSPQNLLAADELFLTNAVKGIQWVSSYRTKRYYNDMSQKLTDLLNETAGAMNTV
- a CDS encoding DoxX family protein, whose protein sequence is MRLIITISRIVVGSLFIVSGLIKMNDALGFMYKLEEYFEPGALNMEWLAPYALPLAVFIVIAEVLLGVALLVGALPKLTSSLTLVLMLFFTWLTFYTHTCDPLGTTTIINEAGVEEVIANQCVLECGCFGNAIPLTPYESFLKDVFLLIFVIPIFIGAWLGRIKLNEPKEAIFIYAISILITAIFSMVMLDWLFPPLFTAISLIVAAGIQRRVSHKSKEWIMALGILVVCGITQYRTLAHLPMKDYRPYAIGQNILDNMKSAEELGKEPPEYATEYTFRNVNTKQDTMILSTEWLKIYNEDWFKNNYEAFDATDDKPGTYDGPEVKIKDGYEPLIVDLELMTYDGLDMTYDILEDEGYVFLQISNTLGKTEESAQDRFNTLARQAGENGHRFFAVTNASYDEAETYRHKHEAAYPFLNCDQTELKIIVRSNPGLVLIKNGVVIEKWAWRDVPTWSEAQEIMK